In Methanobacteriaceae archaeon, a single window of DNA contains:
- a CDS encoding nitroreductase family protein, translated as MKLEEQIYLRKSCRKYLDEPVNLDLIDEFMSNVKPLNEDIKYRYEFLKQNEVSSKMHFKAPYYLAIYSEIKENYMVNAGFIFQQLCLYLQSQGIGSCWLGLGSPKKKDSEFVILISFGKSDDMTRILDEFKRNNLSKISDEVDESLIPAQLAPSAMNSQPWYFKHTVDGFDVYQVKQNIIKRQLLKRWNPIDMGIAISHMYIANENTFEFKIKDNFDELKGYTYIGSIKI; from the coding sequence GTGAAATTAGAAGAACAAATATATCTCAGAAAATCGTGCCGTAAATATCTAGATGAACCTGTTAATTTGGATTTAATTGACGAATTTATGAGTAATGTAAAACCTTTAAATGAGGATATTAAATATCGTTATGAATTTTTAAAACAAAATGAAGTTAGCAGTAAAATGCATTTTAAAGCACCATATTATTTGGCAATATATAGTGAGATAAAAGAAAATTACATGGTAAATGCTGGTTTTATATTCCAACAGCTTTGTCTTTATCTTCAAAGTCAGGGTATTGGTAGTTGCTGGTTAGGACTTGGATCACCTAAAAAGAAGGACTCTGAATTTGTAATTCTTATTTCATTTGGAAAATCTGATGATATGACAAGAATTTTAGATGAATTTAAAAGAAATAATTTATCTAAAATCTCTGATGAAGTCGATGAGTCATTAATTCCAGCACAGCTTGCTCCGTCTGCAATGAACTCACAGCCATGGTATTTTAAGCATACTGTGGATGGTTTTGATGTCTATCAGGTTAAACAGAATATTATTAAAAGACAGCTTCTTAAAAGATGGAATCCTATTGATATGGGAATAGCTATTAGTCATATGTATATAGCTAATGAAAACACATTCGAATTTAAAATTAAAGATAATTTTGATGAACTTAAGGGATATACTTACATAGGAAGTATTAAAATTTAA
- the pyrH gene encoding UMP kinase, with product MKIVIAIGGSILLKEYDCKKFQEYSAILKDLAKEHKLFVVVGGGKPAREYIGVVRDLGAGEAQCDDIGIEVTRINAKLMLTALGDAAYQRVPHNFQEALEFSATGKIIVMGGTEPAHSTDAVSAILAEYIQADKLINLTSVDGMYTKDPNKFDDAELVPEITATDLLEFLSGKDVKAGTYEFFDTTAVQMIKRSNLETVITNGFEPENLIKAVNGETVGTKVINE from the coding sequence ATGAAAATTGTAATAGCAATCGGAGGATCAATTTTACTTAAAGAATATGATTGTAAAAAATTCCAAGAATATAGTGCTATTTTAAAAGATTTAGCAAAAGAACACAAATTATTCGTCGTTGTAGGTGGTGGAAAACCAGCTAGGGAATATATTGGCGTAGTTCGTGACTTAGGTGCTGGTGAAGCACAATGCGATGACATTGGAATTGAAGTAACAAGAATTAATGCTAAGTTAATGTTAACTGCACTTGGAGATGCTGCGTATCAAAGAGTACCTCACAATTTCCAAGAAGCATTAGAATTCTCAGCTACTGGAAAAATAATTGTAATGGGTGGAACTGAACCTGCACACAGTACTGATGCAGTATCTGCAATTTTAGCAGAATATATTCAAGCAGACAAGCTCATTAACTTAACTTCAGTAGATGGAATGTATACTAAAGATCCAAATAAATTCGATGATGCAGAACTTGTTCCTGAAATTACTGCAACTGATTTACTTGAATTCTTAAGCGGTAAAGATGTAAAAGCAGGAACTTACGAATTCTTTGACACAACTGCAGTTCAAATGATTAAAAGATCAAACTTAGAAACCGTAATTACCAATGGTTTTGAACCTGAAAACTTAATCAAAGCAGTTAATGGTGAAACCGTAGGAACTAAAGTTATCAATGAATAG
- a CDS encoding TatD family hydrolase, giving the protein MDNLVDIGLNLMHSSFKKDRIEIIEEAKKVGVNQFIITGTNIQSSQMAAQYASQYPETLFSTSGVHPHDAKTCDETTMGKIEKIAENDCVVAIGECGLDYNRNFSPQDVQRKWFEAQIEVAEKLEMPLFLHEREAHEDLYNILKRHESVVEKSVVHCFTGTKQEAQNYIDLGCYIGVTGWICDMKRGKDLQEAVSVIPPEKLMIETDAPFLIPKNFDFKPKKNRNEPKYLPHILETIAYYMEIDSQELKKQVSKNTKKFFKI; this is encoded by the coding sequence GTGGATAATCTTGTTGATATTGGCCTTAATTTAATGCATTCTTCATTTAAAAAAGATAGAATCGAAATAATTGAAGAAGCAAAAAAAGTAGGTGTTAATCAATTCATTATCACAGGAACCAATATACAATCAAGCCAAATGGCGGCCCAATATGCATCACAGTATCCTGAAACTTTATTTTCAACATCTGGAGTACATCCACATGATGCAAAAACATGTGATGAGACTACAATGGGTAAAATTGAAAAAATAGCTGAAAATGACTGTGTTGTTGCTATTGGAGAATGCGGTCTTGATTATAACAGAAACTTTTCACCACAAGATGTTCAAAGAAAATGGTTTGAAGCGCAAATCGAAGTCGCAGAAAAGCTAGAAATGCCACTATTCTTACATGAACGTGAAGCACACGAAGATTTATACAACATTTTAAAAAGACATGAAAGTGTTGTTGAAAAATCAGTAGTCCACTGTTTTACAGGAACAAAACAAGAAGCACAGAATTATATTGATTTAGGTTGTTATATTGGTGTTACCGGATGGATTTGTGACATGAAAAGAGGAAAAGACCTTCAAGAAGCAGTTAGTGTAATTCCTCCTGAAAAATTAATGATTGAAACAGATGCACCATTTCTAATACCAAAAAACTTTGACTTTAAACCAAAGAAAAACAGAAATGAACCAAAATATTTACCTCATATTCTTGAAACAATCGCATATTACATGGAGATTGATTCACAAGAACTTAAAAAACAAGTTAGTAAAAATACTAAAAAATTCTTTAAAATTTAA
- a CDS encoding DUF2116 family Zn-ribbon domain-containing protein translates to MAVEPHKHCPICGTPIPLNELVCSSDCQKVWDARLAQTKKTRMVLYAVIALFLIVWAIMNFYK, encoded by the coding sequence ATGGCAGTAGAACCTCACAAACATTGTCCAATATGTGGAACCCCAATTCCTTTAAACGAACTTGTATGCTCATCAGATTGTCAAAAAGTCTGGGATGCAAGATTAGCACAAACTAAAAAGACCAGAATGGTCTTATACGCAGTTATTGCACTCTTCTTAATCGTTTGGGCTATAATGAATTTTTATAAATAG
- a CDS encoding heavy metal-binding domain-containing protein: protein MILTSSNTLVTKEIIEYRGLVTGESLIGANIYKDLFSGVRDVVGGRTSKYEEELKKARDIALKSMEEKAENLGANAIIGLKISYDNLGGTMGNTILVTAYGTAVKCE, encoded by the coding sequence ATGATTTTAACCTCATCAAACACTCTTGTTACAAAAGAGATAATTGAATACAGAGGTTTAGTTACCGGTGAATCACTCATCGGTGCTAATATCTATAAAGATTTATTCTCAGGTGTTCGTGACGTTGTAGGTGGAAGAACATCAAAATATGAAGAAGAATTGAAAAAAGCAAGAGATATAGCTTTAAAAAGTATGGAAGAAAAAGCTGAAAATTTAGGTGCCAATGCAATAATTGGACTTAAAATATCTTACGATAATCTTGGTGGTACTATGGGAAATACAATTCTTGTAACCGCATATGGTACTGCTGTAAAGTGTGAATAA